One genomic region from Streptomyces sp. NBC_01431 encodes:
- a CDS encoding DUF2231 domain-containing protein, producing MSLINGLPAHVLLVHIVVVLIPLTALALAAAAVWPRAARRLGPLLPLLALVTLASVPLTTQAGEWLERHVDDNALVRRHTELGDGLLPWALGLFVLAVVVWWAHRHASAEPGQGSGRRWSALPVRIAVGLLSLAIAAGAVVDVYRIGDSGAKAAWHDGYSKTATGPKRES from the coding sequence ATGAGTCTGATCAACGGTCTGCCCGCCCATGTCCTGCTGGTGCACATAGTCGTCGTGCTGATACCTCTCACCGCCCTCGCCCTGGCGGCGGCAGCCGTGTGGCCACGTGCCGCCCGGCGGTTGGGCCCGCTGCTGCCACTGCTGGCTCTCGTTACCCTGGCCAGCGTGCCGTTGACCACACAGGCGGGAGAGTGGCTGGAACGGCACGTGGACGACAACGCCCTGGTGCGGCGGCACACCGAGCTCGGTGACGGGCTGCTGCCCTGGGCGTTGGGTCTGTTCGTGCTGGCCGTGGTCGTGTGGTGGGCACACCGGCACGCCTCGGCGGAGCCAGGTCAGGGCAGCGGCAGGCGCTGGTCCGCCCTGCCCGTGCGGATTGCGGTGGGGCTGCTGTCACTGGCCATTGCGGCAGGGGCGGTTGTGGACGTTTACCGGATCGGCGACTCGGGAGCAAAGGCCGCCTGGCACGACGGTTATTCCAAGACTGCGACGGGGCCGAAGCGCGAATCGTGA
- a CDS encoding NADH-ubiquinone oxidoreductase-F iron-sulfur binding region domain-containing protein yields MKNAPLELPEVRWLDTARLTAGLDSYQRLDLAAHTRVHPLLRQLDRSGLLALAESIELSGRGGAGFPFARKARATLATADRTGAPPVVVVNGAEGEPASAKDKMLLARTPHLVLDGACLAAAAFGAEEIVIGVAAGSPGEISVPAALAERELPCKARTVCLPERFVSGESGALIRGINGLPVAPAPLKARAADGAAGGVRRRPTLLSNAETWAQLAIAARLGPNAYAAVGTAAEPGTILLTVNRPGTDPLVVEVPTGTPLGQVLDACGLRPGIGVLVGGYHGAWLHPSDAVGAPLSRAGLAGLGGTLGAGAIVTLPDDTCPLGESARVAAWLAAESTGQCGPCKRGLPEAAEALAMLAAGAAEPAALEDARRALGAAQAGGACSHPDGTARFLLTALHVFSEDIDAHLSGPGCGLPVRGVLPLPSAKGARLEVDWSRCVGHGLCAVLTPDLIRLGPHGYPTSTTIPVAPWQEHGARRAVNQCPALAVRLRHRG; encoded by the coding sequence GTGAAGAACGCCCCGCTGGAGCTGCCCGAGGTGCGCTGGCTGGACACTGCCCGGCTGACCGCCGGCCTGGACAGCTACCAGCGCCTGGACCTCGCCGCCCACACCCGTGTCCACCCGCTACTGCGCCAACTGGACAGGAGTGGTCTGCTCGCCCTCGCCGAGTCCATCGAGTTGTCCGGCCGCGGCGGCGCAGGCTTCCCGTTCGCCCGCAAGGCCCGGGCAACACTCGCCACCGCCGACCGCACCGGCGCGCCGCCGGTCGTCGTGGTGAACGGCGCGGAGGGCGAACCGGCCAGCGCCAAGGACAAGATGCTCCTCGCCCGCACGCCTCATCTGGTCCTGGACGGCGCCTGCCTGGCCGCAGCCGCGTTCGGCGCCGAGGAGATCGTGATCGGCGTCGCCGCGGGCAGCCCCGGCGAGATATCGGTCCCGGCAGCCCTCGCCGAGCGCGAACTTCCCTGCAAGGCCCGGACCGTATGCCTCCCCGAACGCTTCGTCTCCGGCGAGTCGGGGGCCCTGATCCGGGGCATCAACGGTCTGCCGGTGGCACCGGCGCCGCTGAAGGCCCGCGCGGCCGACGGCGCAGCGGGCGGGGTGCGTCGTCGGCCGACGCTGCTCTCCAACGCCGAGACATGGGCCCAACTCGCCATCGCGGCCCGGCTCGGACCCAACGCCTACGCGGCCGTCGGCACCGCCGCCGAACCCGGCACCATCCTGCTCACCGTCAACCGGCCAGGTACCGATCCGCTCGTCGTCGAGGTTCCGACCGGCACCCCGCTGGGCCAGGTACTGGACGCCTGCGGCCTCAGGCCGGGCATCGGCGTGTTGGTGGGCGGCTACCACGGTGCCTGGCTGCACCCGTCGGACGCCGTCGGCGCGCCTCTCTCCCGCGCCGGACTCGCCGGCCTCGGTGGAACCCTCGGCGCGGGCGCCATCGTCACGCTCCCCGACGACACCTGCCCGCTCGGCGAGTCCGCCCGGGTCGCGGCCTGGCTGGCGGCCGAGTCCACCGGTCAGTGCGGACCGTGTAAACGCGGCCTGCCCGAAGCCGCCGAAGCCCTGGCCATGCTGGCCGCCGGTGCTGCCGAGCCCGCAGCACTGGAGGACGCCCGGCGAGCCCTCGGCGCGGCCCAGGCCGGTGGCGCCTGCTCGCACCCGGACGGCACGGCCCGCTTCCTGCTCACCGCGCTGCACGTCTTCTCCGAGGACATCGACGCCCACCTTTCCGGCCCCGGCTGCGGCCTGCCCGTACGCGGAGTACTGCCCCTCCCGTCTGCGAAGGGCGCACGGCTGGAGGTGGACTGGTCCCGCTGCGTCGGCCATGGTCTGTGCGCTGTTCTCACCCCCGACCTCATTCGCCTCGGCCCGCACGGCTACCCCACTTCCACCACCATCCCGGTCGCCCCATGGCAGGAGCACGGTGCCCGCCGCGCCGTCAACCAGTGCCCGGCCCTGGCCGTGCGTCTCCGGCATCGCGGGTGA